AGGCAGTCAGGGAGCACGCAGCATACTTCTCAAGGGACAAATGAGATACATCGAAGAAATCAAGGCCATCATTTTCCTCTGTAGTCCGCTGTAATGAtttgtctattttttatttattttttttttttttaccgattttAAAAGCCACTGAAAATGTGATTTATGAACCGAGTTCAATTCGTTATCTGTGCAGGATCAACAGCTTGGACGAATTACCTAACATGGGATTATTCCTCAATGACCTAAATCCTCACGGAATGAGTAGAGAAATGGTTTTTAATGGGTGGCAACACTGCGGAAGGTAagcgataattttcaaaactaaagTGAATTTAGATTTTGAACTCTTCCTCCCTTTTTTTGAGCCGAGTCCCTGCAGCTAACATCGATTGCCTTCAGATTAGAAATGATGTTCGAAAGAGCGGAGCAGAGATCTGAGGAACTGAAGAACAGTTACACGCTCCTAGATcgttggaaaaataaaagtgacgAACTGCTCTATTCCATGATACCTCAAACGGTTGCCGATCGACTAAGAGCCGGTGAATCTCCACTTAGCACCTGTGAGGTATAACCGTCAATCGTTATCGCTGTCGCCAACCATCATTTGGCTGATAATATTACGAGTAACTCATGTTATTACAGACTTTTGACTCGATAACCGTTTTATTCTGCGAACTCTGCGACTTTGATTATTCCACTATTGAAGGAGCCATGGATATCGTCTCCTCCATGAACGCAGTCTTCTCCTGTTTTGACTCATTGATGGACAATTTTAACGTATACAAGGTACAATTTTAACcctttggaaaaaaatgaaaatttttggataTTAAATTTTCCATCTATCAAGTCAGATCTTGAACGTTCAACGTCGAAATTCATGATAAACGAACCCACGCGATCGTAAATTATGAATTGGCAACAGGTAGAAACCGTGGGCCGCGTTTACATGGCGGCGAGTGGGGCTCCAGACAAAACGGAACACCATGCCAAACATATCGCAGATGTCTCGCTCCAGCTTATAACCCATGTTCGTTCGCTGAAGCTTCCATCCGGTCTCGATATTCAGATTCGAATAGGTCGGTAATTCCTTGAACTGTTACGTGCACCCCGCGAAGTGGAATTCGATTGGTCTGATCTGATTATCTCGTCGGGTCTGCAGGTATTCATTCGGGTCCAGCCGTCGGTGGAGTCGTAGGGATCAAAGTACCGCGATATTGCTTCTTCGGGGACACGGTCAATACGGCGTCAAGAATGCAGACAACTAGTCAGGTGAGTTGAAGTTTTCACACTAACGATCTGGTTCGCATTGATTAGAGGAAACTTTGTTACTCCTTGGAAGTCTATCGAATTGATGACGACCTTTAAATTATAGGCTACATGTGAGGTTGTTCATTAACTTTCTATTTTTACCGTCTCTAGTTTCTACTTCGCCTCACGTAGACTAGCTGTTCAGGCTAAAATATCCCCCCTGAGATTCAGAGAATCTTGTTGTATTACAGTTATTATCGTTGCACCTTGTAGAAGTTTTGACTCACCGTGAATTGCAGCGATCGACGCGAAACtctgatgaaaaaagtttgaacgacatTATAGGAAAACTGCAGAACCCAAGCTAACGGGTTATAACGTTATTCTCGTCTGAATCCCTCGTGCagtggcaatttttttttctcagcatacccaatttaaaagtttttatcaAACACCGTCTGCTTGCAGCCGGGAAAAGTGCAAATTTCACCCGACACCAAGCAGCTTTTGCCACCGGGTCGTTACAGGACAGAATCACGAGGCAGCGTATGGGTCAAAGTGAGTTTTGATTTCATCGTGTAACGAAATGTGAAAGAACCGTAGCcaatttttccttcgaaaCTCTTTCTCAGGGCAAAGGTGACATGGAAACTTTCTGGTTGTACGAAAATGAAGCGACGTCGGATTCGAATGACGAAGACTTGCACAATCCTGGTGGCGTTCTAGTCACTAGTGTATGAGAGAAGACGGCGTGGTCCATCACCGATTTGCAGTCATCGCCTTTAAAATGTTACGTAATTTGGAAACCttaaatttgtttcaacttaTAGACTCGGTACTTCGTTTCTATCCTCAGATTTTCCTTGAGGGTCGATTGCGCGGAAAAAACGTAACGACACGGTTCCGTTGCAGAACCCCAGCAAAACGCATTCACTATACcaaaatatataaatgaagaaatgatTGTAACTTACTGtacatattttaaataatgaCTTTATTTTAATGCAACAAGATTTTCGATTATCCACGTGATGTTTAGGTTGACTGAATCAGCtacaaaaagtaataatatCGATGCGAGTGCatgacttgataattaaataCGTTAGTTATTTTCGGACCAATTACgaggaaaaatagaaaatagtgTAACGATacatgaaatttaatttacgtGAAATCGTTCGACAGATACCAAAATAAATAGTTtatatttgtttaaataaaaataattacattatatttgaataacatgTTGTGCGAAGCTTAATTGACTAGATTACATTACTATGTACACTTAACGATCAGGTCTTTCGCCCTAGACTTGGCGCCGCTAGCGCTCCACGAATTTAATTACATTACAATTTGCTGAAAGAACTGAACTCGAGAAACGCTGAGTCTGCATGGATTTTCACGAGTGACGATAACCACCGTTTCACAATTCATATTCAGTGAAAGAGGTAAAATGTAATCATAGGTGCACGACTTACAATAGCGGCAAATTATATagcacttttcttttttcagacTCCTACAATTTCGACAGAAATACACGCGGTAtggaatataatataatattaacaagTACTCACGGTCAGAAATGGTTTCCGTAATACAAACGTTCacctttttcaatattttgatttcCGCTGGAGTCTTTTGCTTGTGTATTccgttttaaaaatcaaattttgccTTCACACGTCTGACCCGATTCTCGCAGAACTGTATCAGAGTACGTATACAGTTACGTGCAAATTGCACCTTTTGCCAATTTCAAGTATTCTCAGGTCTCTCAGCTATAACTCAATTAATCAAGCCCAAGAGTATCGACATTCATAATGAGTATAGGATaaccgaaatgaaaaaaaggtgaTCAAGAATAACAAACAAATCAGTAAAATGTTGAAGGTGATATgcttttcgcgattttcaagtGGACAGTATAACGGCTGTAACACTTTTCCTTTAATTCTCTCAACACTTAAAATTAAACTCAATGATAAGAGGTATCGAATGAGAGTTGCGTTggattttcatcgattttcgCGTGCTGTTAACGTGAACAAATAGTTCAGGTATCTCAAAGaatactgacaatgagtttgAGAATCAGTATTATCAGCACCAGCAAATTTGCGTGGACTATATACGTCGTGAATTGCTTCTCTTGAATCCATCACtattcatacgtatatatgtgtactCGGTATTTATATACTCCTGGCGATATCAGTCGTGTTTCGAACAATAGCAACCATCCAGTGTGTTGTGCTGTATCCAAGTTACATAACGGTTTACCCTTGTATAAACTCCAGGGTAATTTGCCTGGGCACATCCCTCGCCCCAAGATACAATTCCTAAAATATCACGGGTAGAAACATGTGCGATGAGCAGAAATACCACATTCGTAAACACGAGTGTTTATGGTAACGTCCAATGGAATTATCGAACTTACCGACAATGCTGTGAACCGAATCGTTGACTACGTGGAGAGGACCTCCACTGTCACccttttaacaaaaaataagttaTATTAATAAATGGGGAAGCCGTTCGTCTGTTGAAAGCTAACCCGAACCCGCGACAATTTGTTGTTCGTACGTGAACTCTTGCGGTAATTCTTAAACCTACCCCTCAATATCCCGTTTTCAACAAAGTCTCTAATAATGCCAATACTATCGATAAAGATGTCAAGcaacaatgataaaaatgGTTTTAGGCAAggtgacagatttttttctgtaacatTCCTAGTTACGGTATGAACTAATAGTTAGCattgggatgaaaaaaaatcatcattaacACGTGATTGAACTTGTAGAGTTGTCAAAAACATTTCTGCAgcagaaacaattttttaaattttctttggCAGTAACTTCATTTCGAACGTAGATGATACAAAGATTCGCGGAAACGTAAGTAATATCTAAATCTGAAACCGTCATATTCACCGCACCCTTTGTCGTTCATGATAATTGAAATAACCTGAACTAcctcgaaaataatttcgtgTTATTTATCAGAGGTAGAACGCCGGACAAATTGGGGTAAAGGCGAAAGCAAGCCATCATTTTCAGCTGCCAAAATTACCTGGCACGAGTCTTTGCCTCCTTCTGGGTAGCCGGCGCACAACATGTTGTCCGTTATTCGCTGCGAAGGGTACTTAGAAGCCTTGCATTCAACGTTGCTCAGGATCGGCACCATCAACTCCTGAAGCTTATTGGATATCGGTCCGGATTCCGACGTCGCCCCCCATCCGGTAACGATCCCTTTTTCTCCGCTAAAAGTCTTGTCTGTTGCAAAATCATCAAATTACGCCTACACGTCGTACAACAAGATATGCAAATTGGCCTAACGACGTTCGGAGGTCATCTTCAATCACGTCTCCGTGATCGATCATAATAACGAGTTCACTAACTTTCCGTCTTACATTGCGAGTTCAATTCAAGAAATAAAAGGTAGCTTTGAAAACTCACGTAACTCCGGTAAGCAAACCGGTCTCATTGAATCGTCAAACTTGATGGGCCCGTCTAATTTCAGTAAAGCAATATCGTTGTTGTAGTTGAAGGGGGAGTATCCGGAATGCTTGATTATTCGTTCCACTCCGTACTCTTTGATTTTACCCTGTGATAGGGAAGAGTTTAACGCGTGCACGAGAATCCTCACTCTTATTCGAGTCTTATCAAATCTGGAATTAAACAGGATAGGTGAGATTCGGCAGTTGCGGGGAGCCGCTCCTGCAAAAGAGCATTATTGCCTCTCGTCGCGGTATCAACCTCCTCTAGATGCGCATCAATAAAAATCAGAGGTTCGCCGATGGGGTAAGATTAGGTACGTGGAGCAATGAGTATAGATGGGATCCACTCACCCCTGAACACAGTGAGCTGCGGTCACGGCGAAGCGAGAGTTGATGCATGATCCCCCGCAATAAAATCTTCCGTTGTAAAGGAGCTCCACCATCCACGGATACTGATTCTCCTGAGTTTCCATTCCACCGACGATCCTATTATGTTTATTCGTCAATCCGCACTCTGTTGAATCGAAGTCAATTAAATGAATTCAGCCAAGAAAATGGAGGGCGACAACCCGTGGTTCCTTAATCGAGTCAACGGTGAGCTGACCGAGTACCTGACATTATCGACAAACTGACACACGCAGTTTGATTTTGACAAAAGCCGAAAATTTTGATCATACCTGGATATGTTTTACATGCAGTTGAAACTCTGACGCTGCTATGGGCATTTTTTAGCTACTGACGAATCTGACTACAGGCATTCACGTGTAGACCACTGGAGAACACCGGAAATGGattgaatcgaaaattttctcgtacTCACTGCAAGCTGGACAATTTTCCGGTGGTGCAACTGGCTCAACGATTGGGGGAGCGGTTGGGATCGGATTCTGACTGGGTTTGTTGAAGATCGAAGTAACCCATTCCCAGAGTCCCTTGTCAATTTGCTGATTGTTCGGATTAACACCAGTTGAATTCACCAGCTCCGAACCTTCCGTGATCAAAGGATGCGACTGTTGATTGAAATCCTATGCAAATTAGCGGTCCTCAATACACGTGGGCGAGGGTTACATATGTGCGCGATAACACTTGCAGGGTAGATACGCCATGTGCGTCATCAactttataaaattcattactAAGACCCAAATTTTGAACGTAGCCTTTTCAAGACTTGGTACATTTCATTGTTTTAACGTCGGTGTTCACCATAGATGAAAGGACCTTTGCTTCCTTTCATTATGAAACTAAATCATCAGCATGAAACACACGATATAAGCAACGCTGACAAGTAGAACAGACAGTAAGAAAGGAGAGAGGCATCGGAATTACAGACGGGACGATGAACACGAGCGACGCATAACAATCTCACGAACCTCTAGCCTCTTTCGCCATGATATGTACGTCGTGACATGTGTATCAGAGCGGCGTTGCTGTGCTAAGTAGGTAGTACATAATAGGCAACCTGAAACACTCGTTCAAAGACTGATCACGCGTCCAGTTGTTTTCACGAATGCTGCTTATCTTGTTGTGCGCAACCTAACACCGCGACAAAATGAAAGCCGGATGACTTGACTTGAATTTATGTTAAGGAAGTCTCGCCCATGCTCTGAACAAGTATCGGCGCATTTCATAAATACGTATGTGACATTAACAAAGACGTTACTAAACGATGTTTGAGATAGTGCCCTACGGACCAAACACAGTGCGCCAACTGACCCAGCAACTGGTGGATAATGATAGAGATCGGATCGACGAGTTTCCAGAGCTATTACACCTCCTCCGACACaaatttcatcgtttctttcgTAATTGCAGTGAATGACCTGAATGCAATTTAAAAGAGCTGGAACCAACCTCGCGAAGACCGCAAGCTCGCTTAACAATCCTCCCGGATattattctttctttcacCTTCCGGTAATTTGATTTGTTCCACAGTAATCGAGGCGAAAGTTCATGTAATTATTCAATGTCCGGGGGGTAAAACGTAAATTCAATTACGCTGATGATTTGTGATTTGGACAATTATCCTATACGTAGGTTCAACCTTGAATTCCCGTTTTACGTGAACCTTGCATGCGGGATCgcgttacattttttgaatGAATAGAAAACTTTCATAATATTCTGCTTAACAGAATGTTGCATCTTTTTAGTTTGTGacattcgtgaaaatttatcttGAAAACAGAACTACTTACTATGCTAATGCCTTATAAGTatcttaattttcaaatttttggaaagCATTGGTTCTCTTTTTCCTGTTTTCTTCATGCCTAAGGATTAAACCCTTCAAGAGAAAACTTGACTACTTTACGGTACTTTACGGAGCGTcaccaaaagaaaaaaatacatctaAAGATTACACGTGTTGAATTGGAACGTATCTGATTTTTGGAGGTTAATATTACAATGTTCTACTGCAAACGAGTAGCATAAAAACTGCGGTAAGCTGCACTTTATTGAATCAACCCAATTGTCAATTGTTAAATTTCCTAACCCTAACGGATATCCTGAGATTTATGGCAAACAATGAATCAGAAAGCTGGTAATAGGTCAAGGAAACAAGCATGACCGGAGCCGTTTGTTCGTGGAATTGATTGTCCAGCAGTCAACCGGGTAACAGCCTTCGATTTGAAGACCCGGTTAATTCGACGATAACATGTTATTAGGGAGTTACAGATTGCGGTATCGACGCACTTTATTGCTGATAGCGGCGATAGAGGAGTACTAAGAGAGTCGAAGCAAAAGCAGAGAAGCAATAACTGAATATTCATTGAGATACCTGGTTGTCCGCAAGAATATTGGGGGCCAGGGTCACGGCAATCAGACATAATAAGGTCCCCGCGTTACGGACGATGGTCGAACTCCTCACCATGGCTATTCGGAAGGCACTAGACGACAAGACGTTGAAATCAATTTGATTCTATATCTCACTTGCTACTGAGGCCGCGGGCACTTTCACACAGGCTTTAATTCCGTGCTACATCTTTATTTATACGAAATACTCGACTGGCGGGAATGACCGGTGAAAATTCATGCCCGGCCAATATGTTAATTCAACGTAAATACTCTCGCGAAATCTCAACGGGAAGAATTATCGGTCAAAGTTTCGTCTATCAACGCGCTGCTGCTAGGAGATACCTGCCGAGTTGTACTGAAGCTGCGTTCGTTATTGATGCGAAGTAATGCAGAAAAAATCGCTGACCTTGTTAGTGCCAAGATCCTAACCAGAGAAAGCTTGTCCGGTTTGGCGACTAAACGGGCTTTCTGCAGTGAACTAACTTATCCACAACGCTGCCATGCGAAATTTATAATACGAGCATTAATTCGGAGCTTACATAACTTCGAAATCAGTTTACTGcacaactattttcatttgtttattccgttattttttatcgataaaatTGAGTTTGCTTGTGCTTTCGATTTATTTACAAGTACGAACACCGGATACGGAGGAGAATACTGAGAAACAGCCGAGAAAGCTTCACGGTCAGTAAATGTAACGGAAAAAAACATCAGAAGCCTTGAAAATTGATTACTGAATTAGAAAACGCAAAGTCCTTAAATTCTCCTGATTATTAACCGTTTAGTTGCGAAATCGAGCCCAATTGAAACATAAAAATCCAGCAATTAAATATGACCGACTCTTTGGAATATATCATAATACAGAGTTCCGTGAAATCAAGAGTTGGTTAATCAAAAATCTAGGACAATGATAGATATAACttcacacacatacatacaaaaaaaacCTGTATAATTTGCATCCTCAAAATTGGCATTCGTTTATAGATATCTAACAACAATTTATGGGTTTCAGACATTTTCTACAACGCATTCCCGGTGggagttgaaaattaatcaaattaatttatctCACCGCGAGATCTTAGATTCGTGGTCGTttataattgttaaaaaaactgttaccATTAGAAACTGTTATCATGATCACCATGTATATGACCAAGCTTATTCCAGAGAAGATAGTAAAACTGCAAGGTCATGAAGATCTTTAAATTCAGCAATAAATTTATAGACGTGAACTCGGTTGAAGAAAGTCCAAACCCGTAATATGGCTGACATTTTTAATTAGTGATTTTGACGATCTGAGCTTTACCGTGCACCTACCTATCTGgcaattattgtgtcactatCTATCAATGTTTACCCCGTAGTTTCAgtcttcaatatttttattccgtcAAACTTGCGATTAATGTCCGCACCGCTTGACTCGTTTGCCACGTGATTGTGTTACCTGCAAACAAGTGACCAGCGCAGGTTTGAACATAATTCAGATGTAATGATTATGTAACAGCCCGACCAATTTACAATTTGAACCTCAATAAATTCACAGAGATTGTCAATGCTCAGTGATCTGACAACGTctggctttttttttggcgaaaTCACCCGTCGGATTACACACAAACAAACTGTCCATAATTTTctgatttcgaaatattctgAAACAGAAGGCATTCGAATAATATCCATAACAATTGCTTGATGATATTTGTGCGTCAATTAGGAAAGGAGTATAAGCCTAATCCATAATGGAGTACAAGTAAAATCGTACGTACTTCTGAACCATATAGTGACAAAGAATCGACAAACGCAGCGTTGCGAGTAGGTCAAATGAAATCGACTTGAAACTCGGTGATCACAAGGCGAATCGAATTCACTGTAAATCCTAAAATCACTATCGATCGCAGAATCTCACCGACAATGAGGGTGAGTGTAAGACGGCAAGCGGACCGGTTTGCAAGCCTCGGATTTCTCGAGTGTTGTGATAAAATGCCAAGACTACGACGGAGTGCATGGAACTTGGCAGCTGCGTAACAGCTTATCTACCGTCTTGGCATCCCACGCGCTTCTTGTTTGGACCCGCTTTGTTTAGGCGTAGTTAATCACCGTGTAAACGAGGCGCTGTGATCTAGGAACACACTCCACCCGTGACAGTGGGTCAAGGTATCTGTGCCAAGCTGCCCTCATGCGGGTGCGTCGCACGCTGCACACTCAGATACGCATCGCATCAAGTCGCGCCGGGTTCTCTCTCGTTGCTCGATGATGCTGTTTGTTTTATCAGGAACCTTGCCTTAGTTACAACGAGTACGTGGCCAACGGCTCAATAATGcataatggaaaaaatttacaatattcgCAGAAGCATGTAAATACCGGCCGGCGAGTGACGCGTGTATTTGGCGCAGCGAGGACTTGCATATTGGCTTTTCAGAGAACAGCGCATTCGGCGACCATGTGTGAAGCCACGTGGGTGAATAGACGCTCAACGGTGTGCAAAGGCAATCGAAGTATGTGACGAACCTTGAAAAAACTCTGGCTATAGTTTCTCAGAAATGATGACTCAAGATATAACTAGTCTTCAACTCATGCTGCACTTCAATTCACTATTTACAGACTGAGTGGACAGACGACTTGCGTAATTCCCACTTCGGCGCCCGAGGAACTATAATATCCCGCATAccatcattttcaattttgttataCCTGAAGTTACGTCAACTGTTTCGCGATTTGGCGCGACAATATTGTGATAAGATACTTTCTTACGAATTGCTTTCAATCTGAAAGAGAAAGTGCGATCGGGTTACCGACGTGAGGAATTTCAGATCGGTATCTCACAATTATTGATGAGTACGGGGTGAAACTATAAGCCGAGATCAAACCTTGTCAATTTTCGATTCGGGTCTTGCGCAGTTAATGGATGTATGATAGTTTCATTATGAAAGTCAGATTTACGCTAAATTCTTGGTTATTTCATCAACCCAATATGAAAACATTACTACGCTTTGCAAATTTATATAAGCTCGATTTCTAAATGCTTCTCCCACATTACAGCTTCTGCACGTCGgctcaagaaaaaaaaaatactatgtGTAGAATGTTTCCTGTTTTATAGCgttgcataaaaaaattcgaaaactgaatataaatatttgatgaaagCATTCGATTTTTGATTTCTGTACCAGATTTTATCTTCAATAACAAATATACCCTCAGTCAACGAAACCAGAATACAATCAAAACCGTTGGGTTGAATCCGTCTCGTGAAACTGTTCGATGTTCGGGGTGGGATTAAGTGCAGCCGAGAAGTGCTGAAGTAATTCTCTTAAATGTTATCGAGAGCTCGAACAACGGCTGACTTTATGATGAAACTAATTTTTAGCGTGATCACTTTTCGCGTACTTCGTTTCAGTTAAGTTGGGTGAAAGGTTCCGAACAACATAAATCTGCAGTCAGACTGACGTCGCTGACCAACGAACTCTTCAAGTgtacaaaaaatcgaaatttctaaaaattatcCAAATTCCAACTACTCTATTgggttattgaaaaaaaatcgatgacaAGGTAACAATTGAAACCAAGGCCTGTCTGTATGGTACTTGAATAAATCTTGGAATTGCAACATCGAAATTAAAGTGGAACACATGTCTGCCTACGTTTATCTCTGTGCTTGAAACTTTTTGTAAAAGTCCGAGAAGGTGTGTCATTGCCACGGCGCAAGTACACAAGCATATGCAATAGTCATTGTTTACCCTATTCATGGAGGTTTCGTGGGGTATCTGAATTTTGTTTGGAACTGTAATGAAATCAGCATCAAGCCCTTTAAGCTCACCTTATGAATAGCTccagaaattttgttttacagaGGGTAGGCCCTGTACTAGTAACCTAATTTCATCACATTCCATCACCGCAAAGTAATATATTCTAAAACCACAAATTCCGTTTTAAAGCAAATAAGCCCGAAGCACTTATCGATTGCAAAATTTGGAACAAGGCTCAAAGTAATACATACGCCATTGCCAGAGGTAACATGTGAGGATCTACCAAATAATAAGCGACATTTTTTCTTAGATTAGTCCTGCCCTCTCGTTTCGGTAATTTTGTATTGCGAATGTATTTGCTGTATTACTCTCGAATTTTACATTTAATTTCTGGAAGTATCAGTCTCTGCAAGCAAGGTAGCG
The Neodiprion lecontei isolate iyNeoLeco1 chromosome 3, iyNeoLeco1.1, whole genome shotgun sequence DNA segment above includes these coding regions:
- the LOC107220464 gene encoding soluble guanylate cyclase 89Da isoform X2 — translated: MQHKFRMLEYGEDVWNEILESAGIKHSVFNTRQVYPDTVMTDLAATLATCTGQSIDSVMNFFGRCFVRFFSNLGYDCTIKATGRYFCDFLQSVDNIHMQMRFTYPKMKSPSMYITQEDPEGVVLVYRSTRQGFTHYFMGQLFQIAEDIYKMKLDIKVLETSTTVPGSRNVLVKFRIDFDNREYIASRQKKKVPMTRQLPSVPCMVLLRLFPFGVLLNKDMCIIGAGEKLLQVWGGNSSALNKPVTELFKLRRPKGIAFSWANVINLRWVLFELELIRSAENQFKGPVSTTPSETPSTSSGLDRRGSQGARSILLKGQMRYIEEIKAIIFLCSPLINSLDELPNMGLFLNDLNPHGMSREMVFNGWQHCGRLEMMFERAEQRSEELKNSYTLLDRWKNKSDELLYSMIPQTVADRLRAGESPLSTCETFDSITVLFCELCDFDYSTIEGAMDIVSSMNAVFSCFDSLMDNFNVYKVETVGRVYMAASGAPDKTEHHAKHIADVSLQLITHVRSLKLPSGLDIQIRIGIHSGPAVGGVVGIKVPRYCFFGDTVNTASRMQTTSQPGKVQISPDTKQLLPPGRYRTESRGSVWVKGKGDMETFWLYENEATSDSNDEDLHNPGGVLVTSV
- the LOC107220464 gene encoding soluble guanylate cyclase 89Da isoform X1 yields the protein MYGMLLESVQHFVQLEYGEDVWNEILESAGIKHSVFNTRQVYPDTVMTDLAATLATCTGQSIDSVMNFFGRCFVRFFSNLGYDCTIKATGRYFCDFLQSVDNIHMQMRFTYPKMKSPSMYITQEDPEGVVLVYRSTRQGFTHYFMGQLFQIAEDIYKMKLDIKVLETSTTVPGSRNVLVKFRIDFDNREYIASRQKKKVPMTRQLPSVPCMVLLRLFPFGVLLNKDMCIIGAGEKLLQVWGGNSSALNKPVTELFKLRRPKGIAFSWANVINLRWVLFELELIRSAENQFKGPVSTTPSETPSTSSGLDRRGSQGARSILLKGQMRYIEEIKAIIFLCSPLINSLDELPNMGLFLNDLNPHGMSREMVFNGWQHCGRLEMMFERAEQRSEELKNSYTLLDRWKNKSDELLYSMIPQTVADRLRAGESPLSTCETFDSITVLFCELCDFDYSTIEGAMDIVSSMNAVFSCFDSLMDNFNVYKVETVGRVYMAASGAPDKTEHHAKHIADVSLQLITHVRSLKLPSGLDIQIRIGIHSGPAVGGVVGIKVPRYCFFGDTVNTASRMQTTSQPGKVQISPDTKQLLPPGRYRTESRGSVWVKGKGDMETFWLYENEATSDSNDEDLHNPGGVLVTSV
- the LOC107220464 gene encoding soluble guanylate cyclase 89Da isoform X3 — translated: MTDLAATLATCTGQSIDSVMNFFGRCFVRFFSNLGYDCTIKATGRYFCDFLQSVDNIHMQMRFTYPKMKSPSMYITQEDPEGVVLVYRSTRQGFTHYFMGQLFQIAEDIYKMKLDIKVLETSTTVPGSRNVLVKFRIDFDNREYIASRQKKKVPMTRQLPSVPCMVLLRLFPFGVLLNKDMCIIGAGEKLLQVWGGNSSALNKPVTELFKLRRPKGIAFSWANVINLRWVLFELELIRSAENQFKGPVSTTPSETPSTSSGLDRRGSQGARSILLKGQMRYIEEIKAIIFLCSPLINSLDELPNMGLFLNDLNPHGMSREMVFNGWQHCGRLEMMFERAEQRSEELKNSYTLLDRWKNKSDELLYSMIPQTVADRLRAGESPLSTCETFDSITVLFCELCDFDYSTIEGAMDIVSSMNAVFSCFDSLMDNFNVYKVETVGRVYMAASGAPDKTEHHAKHIADVSLQLITHVRSLKLPSGLDIQIRIGIHSGPAVGGVVGIKVPRYCFFGDTVNTASRMQTTSQPGKVQISPDTKQLLPPGRYRTESRGSVWVKGKGDMETFWLYENEATSDSNDEDLHNPGGVLVTSV
- the LOC107220469 gene encoding trypsin-1-like isoform X4; translated protein: MLPPTIRIFRLLTPQTEAKNDLQSHPLITEGSELVNSTGVNPNNQQIDKGLWEWVTSIFNKPSQNPIPTAPPIVEPVAPPENCPACKCGLTNKHNRIVGGMETQENQYPWMVELLYNGRFYCGGSCINSRFAVTAAHCVQGFDKTRIRVRILVHALNSSLSQGKIKEYGVERIIKHSGYSPFNYNNDIALLKLDGPIKFDDSMRPVCLPELHKTFSGEKGIVTGWGATSESGPISNKLQELMVPILSNVECKASKYPSQRITDNMLCAGYPEGGKDSCQGDSGGPLHVVNDSVHSIVGIVSWGEGCAQANYPGVYTRVNRYVTWIQHNTLDGCYCSKHD
- the LOC107220469 gene encoding trypsin-1-like isoform X3, with the translated sequence MLPPTIRIFRLLTPQTEAKNDLQDFNQQSHPLITEGSELVNSTGVNPNNQQIDKGLWEWVTSIFNKPSQNPIPTAPPIVEPVAPPENCPACKCGLTNKHNRIVGGMETQENQYPWMVELLYNGRFYCGGSCINSRFAVTAAHCVQGFDKTRIRVRILVHALNSSLSQGKIKEYGVERIIKHSGYSPFNYNNDIALLKLDGPIKFDDSMRPVCLPELHKTFSGEKGIVTGWGATSESGPISNKLQELMVPILSNVECKASKYPSQRITDNMLCAGYPEGGKDSCQGDSGGPLHVVNDSVHSIVGIVSWGEGCAQANYPGVYTRVNRYVTWIQHNTLDGCYCSKHD
- the LOC107220469 gene encoding trypsin-1-like isoform X2; the encoded protein is MVRSSTIVRNAGTLLCLIAVTLAPNILADNQSHPLITEGSELVNSTGVNPNNQQIDKGLWEWVTSIFNKPSQNPIPTAPPIVEPVAPPENCPACKCGLTNKHNRIVGGMETQENQYPWMVELLYNGRFYCGGSCINSRFAVTAAHCVQGFDKTRIRVRILVHALNSSLSQGKIKEYGVERIIKHSGYSPFNYNNDIALLKLDGPIKFDDSMRPVCLPELHKTFSGEKGIVTGWGATSESGPISNKLQELMVPILSNVECKASKYPSQRITDNMLCAGYPEGGKDSCQGDSGGPLHVVNDSVHSIVGIVSWGEGCAQANYPGVYTRVNRYVTWIQHNTLDGCYCSKHD
- the LOC107220469 gene encoding trypsin-1-like isoform X1, whose translation is MVRSSTIVRNAGTLLCLIAVTLAPNILADNQDFNQQSHPLITEGSELVNSTGVNPNNQQIDKGLWEWVTSIFNKPSQNPIPTAPPIVEPVAPPENCPACKCGLTNKHNRIVGGMETQENQYPWMVELLYNGRFYCGGSCINSRFAVTAAHCVQGFDKTRIRVRILVHALNSSLSQGKIKEYGVERIIKHSGYSPFNYNNDIALLKLDGPIKFDDSMRPVCLPELHKTFSGEKGIVTGWGATSESGPISNKLQELMVPILSNVECKASKYPSQRITDNMLCAGYPEGGKDSCQGDSGGPLHVVNDSVHSIVGIVSWGEGCAQANYPGVYTRVNRYVTWIQHNTLDGCYCSKHD